The Flexivirga oryzae DNA window CCGAGCTCGCGCGACAACAGGTCGGTGTCGACCCGGTGCACGCCGCTGGTCATCACCAGCAGGGGCTCGTCGCCCGCCTGGAAGACCAGGCTGCTGGCGATCGCACCCGGGTCACAACCCAGGGCCGCGGCCGCCTGCGCGGCGGTGTGTGCCGACTCCGGCAGCACCCGCACCTCCCCCTGCACGCCGGCCTCGTGGAGCAGTTGGCGGATGTCGTCGGTGCGGTCCGGCACGGGTTTCCTTTCGTTCGAGGGCTGTTCGGCTGCGGTCAGCTGAGGCCCTGTTCCGCGAGTTCAACGATTGCGTGTCCATGCGCAACAAGAGCCAGCGTCATGGCCCACGAGACAGCGACCAGCAGCGCGCACCGGATCAGCGCTCGCCGATCGGTCGGTTGCGGCTCCAGCAGGTCGCGCACGCGGGACACGACATCGCTGTGCGTGGCGCCGAGCGCGCCCTCCGGTGCGCGGCGGTCGGTCAACGCGGCACGGCCCAGCGCGTGGGCGACGATGACGGGGTCGCCGACGGCTGCCGCTGCATCGCGGTCGGCCCACCGCTCACACGCGTGGTCGACCGGAGCGACGAGATCTCCCACGAGTGGATTGGCGGCGGCCGCAACGCGGATCACGAGGGCGTACAGGTGGTGCGCATGGCGCAGGTGGGAGCGTTCATGGGCGATAAGAGCCTTGCGCTCCGGCACCGTCATCACGGCCAGGAGTTCGCGCGACACGACGATCCGGCCGCGTCGTCTGCTGAACCAGGCGGGCGCAGCGAAGGCAACCCGCGACGCACCGGCCACCACGGCGAGATCAGCACTGGGCGCCAGGCGACGGCTCGCCGCGTTGGTCGTCCGCACCGCCGACAGTGACAGCACGATGCGCGCGCCGGCCCGGGCGAGCAGCGCTGCTGCCACGATCGCGCACCCGACGGCGCACCAGGCGGGGATACGAAGGTTCGCCCCGAGGACGGACGCCGACCAGTCGGACGGGTGCACCACGGGGAACA harbors:
- a CDS encoding YbaK/EbsC family protein; its protein translation is MPDRTDDIRQLLHEAGVQGEVRVLPESAHTAAQAAAALGCDPGAIASSLVFQAGDEPLLVMTSGVHRVDTDLLSRELGVPVQMARAKVVKEVTGQPIGGVSPIGHPAPLRTLVDRSLQEYGVLWAAAGSRNSVVSIGFADLVRITSGTVTQVAED
- a CDS encoding M48 family metalloprotease, which translates into the protein MTASTLLYVSLGLAPFLVSALRRRWSTGFAHHGPPGAAALALTTYALTLALTQGIVLCLTAYLGTIELFPVVHPSDWSASVLGANLRIPAWCAVGCAIVAAALLARAGARIVLSLSAVRTTNAASRRLAPSADLAVVAGASRVAFAAPAWFSRRRGRIVVSRELLAVMTVPERKALIAHERSHLRHAHHLYALVIRVAAAANPLVGDLVAPVDHACERWADRDAAAAVGDPVIVAHALGRAALTDRRAPEGALGATHSDVVSRVRDLLEPQPTDRRALIRCALLVAVSWAMTLALVAHGHAIVELAEQGLS